A single window of Colletotrichum higginsianum IMI 349063 chromosome 8, whole genome shotgun sequence DNA harbors:
- a CDS encoding Cys/Met metabolism PLP-dependent enzyme, with protein MAGGDVPANGTPVSSGGPGAGGSSDPADGVSKLSLATRTVHADDGISAHRAIAPALHVSTTFRYNRDPDELRSGDNVDPTAPGDSHIYSRYSTPNTTRFEAILTSVLGGPSLTYSSGLSAFHAMLVYLNPKRIAISGGYHGCHGVIKILTKLNGLQQLELDEASLEQLEAGDVVHVETPLNPTGEARDLAYFKRIAERKGAYLTVDATFAPPPLQDPFRLGADVVMHSGTKYFGGHSDMLCGVLAVHPKHADQWMPNLVLERCFIGGVMGSMEGWLGVRSMRTLELRVGRQSQSATELVRWLDAEIRRDPSGVVGGVVDRVLHASLQKEDLAGGEGWLAKQMPGGFGPVFAILLKDAEDAKRLPSKMGLFHHATSLGGVESLIEWRAMSDSGCDKRLLRVSVGVEGWEDLRDDLVQGFKQLIEEKKKKRA; from the exons ATGGCTGGAGGAGATGTTCCCGCGAACGGCACCCCGGTCTCATCCGGAGGACCCGGGGCTGGCGGCAGCTCGGACCCGGCGGACGGCGTCAGCAAGCTGTCGCTCGCCACGCGCACCGTtcacgccgacgacggcatcagTGCCCACCGCGCCATCGCACCGGCCTTGCACGTGTCCACGACGTTCAGGTACAACCGCGATCCGGACGAGCTGCGGTCAGGGGACAATGTCGAC CCTACAGCCCCGGGCGATTCGCACATTTACTCGCGCTACTCGACGCCTAACACGACCCGCTTCGAGGCCATCCTCACCTCAGTCCTCGGCGGGCCCTCGCTGACCTACTCTTCGGGCCTGTCGGCCTTCCACGCCATGCTGGTCTACCTGAACCCGAAGCGCATCGCCATCAGCGGCGGGTACCACGGCTGCCACGGCGTCATCAAGATCCTGACCAAGCTCAACgggctgcagcagctcgagctcgacgaggcgtcgctcgagcagctcgaggcgggcgacgtcgTGCACGTCGAGACGCCGCTGAACCcgacgggcgaggcgcgcGACCTGGCCTACTTCAAAAGGATCGCCGAGCGTAAGGGCGCCTACCTCACGGTCGACGCGACGtttgcgccgccgccgctgcaggACCCGTTccggctcggcgccgacgtcgtgaTGCACTCCGGGACCAAGTACTTTGGCGGGCATTCGGACATGCTCTGCGGCGTACTGGCCGTCCACCCGAAGCACGCGGACCAGTGGATGCCGAACCTGGTTCTGGAGCGCTgcttcatcggcggcgtcatgggCAGCATGGAGGGCTGGCTGGGCGTGCGGTCGATGCGGACGCTGGAGCTGCGCGTGGGCCGCCAGTCGCAGTCCGCGACGGAGCTCGTCCGCTGGCTCGACGCAGAGATCCGCCGGGACCcgtcgggcgtcgtcggcggcgtcgtcgaccggGTCTTGCACGCGAGCCTGCAGAAGGAGGAcctggcgggcggcgagggctgGCTCGCGAAGCAGATgcccggcggcttcggccccgtcttcgccatcttgctgaaggacgccgaggacgccaagAGGCTGCCGAGCAAGATGGGGCTGTTCCACCACGCGACCTcgctgggcggcgtcgagagcCTGATCGAGTGGCGTGCCATGAGCGACAGCGGGTGCGACAAGAGGCTGCTGAGGGTTAGCGTCGGTGTCGAGGGGTGGGAGGACCTGAGGGACGACCTGGTGCAGGGTTTCAAGCAGTTgatcgaggagaagaagaagaagagggccTGA
- a CDS encoding Terpene synthase family protein — MCLDKRPLDPDLPDRASPQKADMANTTADATNPKTIETQAMITALKGTAIRVPNLYGILKGWPVKANINYKRLIPVIESTFDRLVKPSQLREKYRKANYARFVSLYYPHPKWDQVRILALYIIWLFCWDDAIDQQGTGDLSNDILHAKAHRDNTIRVLEHFLGLAPPKTKLSVELQNANPELKMIGDKLQMGYSLEQRQTFMTQMRRYIDNCHEEQKMRLQGTLPDIESYSELRHGTAAVWTLCALIEYGLSDNIPEDIRHMGQIQTIWSETSRAIWITNDILSLRKEIPKEGSESIVNAIPILMKHKGISPQQAVDDLLAELATSVTVFEEAAGILEQSAGKGGQELMKTYCDACRCMVTGSIQFTLESSRYKLEGCLNEDGSLDILL; from the exons ATGTGCCTCGACAAACGGCCTCTGGATCCTGACCTCCCCGACCGAGCCAGCCCGCAGAAAGCAGACATGGCGAATACGACTGCCGATGCGACGAACCCAAAGACTATAGAGACTCAGGCCATGATCACAGCCTTGAAAGGAACGGCCATTCGGGTCCCAAACCTCTACGGCATTCTCAAGGGGTGGCCGGTGAAGGCCAACATCAATTACAAGCGTCTCATTCCCGTCATCGAAAGTACTTTTGACCG ACTCGTCAAGCCGTCTCAGCTGCGGGAGAAGTACCGGAAGGCCAATTATGCCCGCTTCGTCAGTCT ATACTACCCTCATCCTAAATGGGACCAAGTTCGGATCCTGGCGCTTTACATTATTTGGTTGTTCTGCTGGGACGACGCCATCGATCAGCAGGGAACCGGTGACTTAAGCAACGACATACTCCACGCCAAGGCTCATCGAGACAACACCATCAGAGTGCTTGAGCAtttccttggccttgcccctCCCAAGACCAAATTAAGCGTTGAGCTTCAAAATGCCAATCCTGAGTTGAAGATGATTGGAGACAAGCTACAGATGGGCTACTCTCTTG AACAGAGACAGACGTTCATGACCCAGATGCGGCGCTACATCGACAACTGCCACGAGGAACAGAAAATGCGTCTCCAGGGCACACTTCCTGACATTGAGTCGTATTCCGAGCTTCGACATGGCACGGCTGCGGTCTGGACTCTGTGCGCTCTAATCGA GTATGGTCTATCGGACAACATTCCAGAGGATATCCGGCACATGGGGCAGATCCAAACCATATGGTCAGAGACAAGCAGGGCCATTTGGAT CACAAATGACATTCTTTCTCTCCGGAAAGAGATT CCTAAGGAAGGCAGCGAGAGCATTGTGAATGCCATCCCCATACTTATGAAGCACAAGGGTATATCCCCTCAGCAGGCTGTCGATGACCTCCTTGCTGAGCTGGCTACCTCAGTGACGGTCTTTGAGGAGGCAGCTGGTATTTTAGAGCAGTCGGCTGGCAAGGGAGGGCAGGAGTTAATGAAGACCTACTGCGACGCATGTCGTTGCATGGTCACTGGATCCATCCAGTTCAC ATTGGAATCCTCCCGCTACAAACTGGAGGGCTGCTTGAATGAGGACGGTTCCTTGGACATTTTGCTTTGA